The following proteins are co-located in the Conyzicola lurida genome:
- a CDS encoding class I SAM-dependent methyltransferase: MNARADYPGLQEVVIGDDLTPWVSAESYWHPRRIVLSAWLEHAPFAFWITNALKPSTFVELGTHNGFSFYTFCEAARRLRLPLRAYALDTWQGDDHAGFYGEEIFADVDAVRAEQYPDMAVLLRGYFEESVDKFDDGSVDLLHIDGRHGYEDVKEDFESWLPKVADHGIVLFHDIAEHENGFAVWQLWDELTATYPSFTFHHGHGLGVLSVGTVIPEPLRALFDATDEEADAIRAFYSDQGQIITERYLKYLEIANLRAEIDALNAKSAELETRLDATVQHVNAQLGEMAGSYSWRLTSPLRRVVARVPAPARRTLRAGARRVLRVFRR; this comes from the coding sequence ATGAACGCACGAGCTGATTATCCCGGCCTTCAGGAGGTCGTCATCGGAGACGACCTGACGCCGTGGGTAAGCGCGGAATCCTATTGGCACCCGCGCCGCATCGTGCTGTCGGCCTGGCTCGAGCACGCGCCCTTCGCGTTCTGGATCACCAACGCGCTGAAGCCGAGCACGTTCGTCGAACTGGGCACGCACAACGGTTTCTCCTTCTACACCTTCTGCGAGGCGGCCCGTCGCCTGCGCCTCCCGTTGCGGGCGTACGCGCTCGACACCTGGCAGGGCGACGACCACGCGGGCTTCTACGGCGAGGAGATCTTCGCCGACGTCGACGCCGTGCGCGCCGAGCAGTACCCCGACATGGCGGTGCTGCTGCGCGGCTACTTCGAGGAGTCCGTCGACAAGTTCGACGACGGCTCGGTCGACCTGCTGCACATCGACGGCCGCCACGGCTACGAGGACGTCAAAGAAGACTTCGAGAGCTGGCTGCCCAAGGTCGCGGACCACGGCATCGTGCTCTTCCACGACATCGCGGAACACGAGAACGGTTTCGCGGTCTGGCAGCTCTGGGACGAGCTGACCGCGACATACCCGTCGTTCACCTTCCACCACGGTCACGGCCTCGGCGTGCTCAGCGTCGGAACGGTGATCCCGGAGCCGCTGCGCGCCCTCTTCGACGCGACCGACGAGGAGGCCGACGCCATCCGCGCGTTCTACTCGGACCAGGGCCAGATCATCACCGAGCGCTACCTGAAGTACCTCGAGATCGCCAACCTGCGGGCCGAGATCGACGCGTTGAACGCGAAGTCCGCCGAGCTCGAGACCCGCCTCGACGCCACCGTGCAGCACGTCAACGCGCAGCTCGGAGAGATGGCCGGCAGCTACTCGTGGCGCCTCACCTCGCCGCTGCGCCGCGTGGTCGCCCGCGTGCCCGCGCCCGCCCGGCGCACCCTCCGCGCGGGGGCTCGGCGGGTTCTCCGGGTTTTCCGCCGGTAG
- a CDS encoding glycosyltransferase → MIAAPPTFSIVTPVYETPLDVLDEMVRSVTGQGYRAWQLILVDDLSPSEAVRDYLRAAAAAEPRITLVLRETNGGISAASNDAIAAATGEYIVLLDHDDLLVEGALEKVASALAAHPLVDYVYTDEDKIDGDGVLYEEFRKPDWSPERLRSQMYCGHLSVLRTSIVREVGGFDSGVDGSQDHDLVLKVTERARQVYHLPEVLYHWRALADSTASSGDAKPYAWDAGVRAVQAHVDRLGLDTEVRHGVWFGTYALYRRLDEGVLVSVILAADGSVDGIGRTVRSLAASTEHARVEYIIVSAFDRGELERELGQAPDVTIVECGHAAGFSERCNQGFLASTGDVIVLVDDGLDVVAGDVVTDLAACLAEPDVGLVGAQVFDHEGLVYGAGHNYANRQFGHALLRFRPGDPGPFSALMIDREVSGLDTECVALRRETYIAVGGLSESLPPKLSDVDLSFKTRMLGLRLVWISRVHLAHRAPPERAPAARRAALDLVRARWASSSPDRPSFDV, encoded by the coding sequence GTGATCGCTGCGCCACCCACCTTCTCGATCGTCACGCCCGTCTACGAGACCCCTCTGGACGTGCTGGACGAGATGGTGCGGTCCGTCACCGGGCAGGGCTACAGGGCTTGGCAGCTGATCCTCGTCGACGACCTGTCGCCGAGCGAGGCGGTGCGCGACTACCTGCGAGCTGCTGCCGCGGCCGAACCGCGGATCACCCTGGTGCTGCGCGAGACCAACGGCGGCATCTCGGCCGCCTCGAACGACGCGATCGCCGCCGCCACGGGCGAGTACATCGTGCTGCTCGACCACGACGACCTCCTGGTCGAGGGGGCACTCGAAAAAGTCGCCTCCGCCTTGGCCGCGCATCCGCTCGTCGACTACGTGTACACCGACGAAGACAAGATCGACGGCGACGGGGTGCTCTACGAGGAGTTCCGCAAACCGGACTGGTCGCCCGAGCGCCTGCGCTCCCAGATGTACTGCGGGCATCTCTCGGTGCTGCGCACGAGCATCGTGCGCGAGGTCGGCGGATTCGACAGCGGCGTCGACGGCTCGCAGGACCACGACCTCGTGCTTAAGGTCACCGAGCGGGCGCGGCAGGTCTACCACCTGCCCGAGGTTCTCTACCACTGGCGCGCACTCGCCGACTCGACGGCCTCGTCGGGCGACGCGAAGCCCTACGCGTGGGACGCCGGCGTGCGCGCCGTACAGGCTCACGTCGACCGCCTGGGGCTCGACACCGAGGTGCGCCACGGCGTCTGGTTCGGCACCTACGCGCTGTACCGCCGTCTGGACGAGGGAGTTCTCGTCAGCGTCATCCTCGCCGCCGACGGCTCGGTCGACGGCATCGGCCGCACCGTCCGGTCGCTCGCCGCGTCGACGGAGCATGCGCGCGTCGAATACATCATCGTCTCCGCCTTCGACCGCGGCGAGCTCGAGCGCGAGCTCGGTCAGGCTCCCGACGTCACGATCGTCGAGTGCGGCCACGCGGCGGGCTTCAGCGAACGCTGCAACCAGGGCTTCCTCGCCAGCACGGGCGACGTGATCGTGCTCGTCGACGACGGGCTCGACGTGGTGGCCGGCGACGTCGTCACGGATCTCGCTGCGTGCCTCGCCGAACCGGACGTCGGCCTCGTCGGCGCGCAGGTGTTCGACCACGAGGGACTCGTCTACGGGGCGGGGCACAATTACGCGAACCGCCAGTTCGGCCACGCCCTCCTGCGCTTCCGGCCCGGCGACCCCGGACCGTTCTCCGCGCTGATGATCGACCGGGAGGTCTCCGGCCTCGACACCGAGTGTGTCGCGCTGCGGCGCGAGACCTACATCGCCGTGGGCGGCCTGAGCGAGAGCCTGCCGCCGAAGCTCAGCGATGTCGACCTGTCGTTCAAGACCCGGATGCTCGGCCTGCGGCTCGTCTGGATCAGCCGCGTGCACCTCGCACACCGCGCACCGCCCGAGCGCGCTCCCGCGGCCCGGCGCGCGGCTCTCGACCTGGTGCGGGCGCGGTGGGCGTCGTCGTCGCCCGACCGGCCGAGCTTCGACGTGTGA